Genomic window (Polaromonas sp. JS666):
CGCGGACGAGGCCGCCAAACTCAAGACCACGCTGACCCCGTTGGGCGCGGAGAAGGCTGGTAACAAGGACGGCACGATTCCCTCCTGGGACGGCGGCCTGAGCAAGGCCACACCCGGCTACAAGAGCGGCGATGCCCGCCCTGACCTGTACCCCAACGAAAAGCCCACCCTGTCGATCAACGCCAAAAACATGGCGCAGCACGCCGACAAGTTGAGCGACGGTGTGCAGGCCCTGATGAAGAAGTACCCTGACTTCCGCATCGACGTGTACCCCACGCACCGCACCGCTGCGGCCCCTCAGTCGGTGTACGAAAACACCCTCAAGAACGCCACCCGCGCCAAGACCATTGAAGGCGGCTACGGCATGGAAGGCGCTTTTGGCGGCGTGCCATTCCCCATCCCCAAGGACGGCTATGAGGCCATGTGGAACCAGCGCACCGCCTGGCGCGGTGGCAACGTGACCCTGCCGATGCGGGTGTGGGTGGTGACGGCTGATGGCCGACGTGCCATGGCCTCGGGTGGCACGCAGACCCTGAGCCAGGCTTTTTATGCCAGGGACGGCAGCCTGGAGAAGTTCGACGGTTACTACTCGCTCGGCAAGTTCGTCGCCAACGCGCCGGGCTCCAAGGCGGGCGAAGCGATTCTGGCGCTGGACGGTGTTTCAGAAGCCGCACCGCGTGGCCTGTGGCAGTACCTGGTGGGCCAGCGCCGTGTGCGCAAAGCGCCTTCGGTGGCCTATGACACGCCGGACTCGGTGACCTCCGGCATCGGTTTGTTCGACGAAGCCTTCACCTTGTTTGGCCCGATCGACAAGCATGAGCTGAAGCTGGTGGGCAAGAAGGAGATGTACATCCCTTACAACAACAACCGTGCTGCGTCAGCCAAGGTGGAAGACCTGGTGACGCCCAACACGCTGAACCCGGCCCAGGTGCGCTGGGAACTGCACCGTGTGTGGGAAGTGGAGGCCACGCTGGCCCCGGGCAAGCGCCACGTGGTGCCCAAACGCAAGTACTACATCGACGAAGATTCCTGGCAAATCGCGCTGTTTGACGGCTGGGATGCCAAGGGCCAGCTCTGGCGTACCAACTACGCCCTGATGCTGACCATGCCAGACGTTCCCGCCGTATCGAATTTTGTGCTGTGGGGCGGCTACGACATGCAAAACGGTTCTTACTACCTGAACATGGCCTCCAACGAAATGCCCAGGCAGTATGAAATCGTGCCCCCGATTCCGCGCAGCTTCTTCAGCGCTGAATCCTTGTCCAACGAAGGCGCGCGCTGATGAGCGGATTCGCACACGCTGGCGTTGCGCGGCGGGCTGCCCTGCTGGGGCTGCTCGGCATGGCGGCCACGGCCACGCTGCCCGCGTGGTCGGCCACTGCCCCGGCCGTGCTGTCGCAAGCCGCCCTGATGACGCCCAAGGCTCTGGGCGCGGCCACGCTGGCCGTGACCCGCGCAGGCAAGCGCCTGGTGGCCGTGGGCGAGCGCGGCACCGTGCTGCTGTCGGACGACCACGGCGCCCGCTGGAAGCAGGCCCAGGTGCCGGTGCAAGCCACCCTCACGACCGTGCGGTTTACCGATGAAAAAACCGGCTGGGCGGCAGGCCATCTGGGCGTGATTTTGCGCAGCATTGACGCCGGCGCCACCTGGCACAAGCAGCTCGACGGCATCCAGGCCGCTGCGCTGGCATTGCAGGCCGCGCAGGGCACGGGAGATGCAAAGGCGATTGCCAATGCCCGGCGCCTGGTGGAAGAGGGCGCGGACAAACCGTTTTTTGACCTGGAATTCATCGACGCGCAACGCGGCTTTGCCGTGGGGGCCTACGGCCTGATGTTCACCACCGTGGACGGCGGCAAGACCTGGGCGGCGGTGGGGCCGCGTTTGCCCAACCCCAGATCCTTGCACCTGTACGGCGTGCGCGCCCATGGCAGCACGCTGGTGATCGCCGGCGAGCAGGGCTTGCTGCTGCGCTCCACCGATGG
Coding sequences:
- a CDS encoding DUF1329 domain-containing protein; translation: MTETYTMMKFAKPPLLAAALLTAALTAQAAVSADEAAKLKTTLTPLGAEKAGNKDGTIPSWDGGLSKATPGYKSGDARPDLYPNEKPTLSINAKNMAQHADKLSDGVQALMKKYPDFRIDVYPTHRTAAAPQSVYENTLKNATRAKTIEGGYGMEGAFGGVPFPIPKDGYEAMWNQRTAWRGGNVTLPMRVWVVTADGRRAMASGGTQTLSQAFYARDGSLEKFDGYYSLGKFVANAPGSKAGEAILALDGVSEAAPRGLWQYLVGQRRVRKAPSVAYDTPDSVTSGIGLFDEAFTLFGPIDKHELKLVGKKEMYIPYNNNRAASAKVEDLVTPNTLNPAQVRWELHRVWEVEATLAPGKRHVVPKRKYYIDEDSWQIALFDGWDAKGQLWRTNYALMLTMPDVPAVSNFVLWGGYDMQNGSYYLNMASNEMPRQYEIVPPIPRSFFSAESLSNEGAR
- a CDS encoding WD40/YVTN/BNR-like repeat-containing protein gives rise to the protein MSGFAHAGVARRAALLGLLGMAATATLPAWSATAPAVLSQAALMTPKALGAATLAVTRAGKRLVAVGERGTVLLSDDHGARWKQAQVPVQATLTTVRFTDEKTGWAAGHLGVILRSIDAGATWHKQLDGIQAAALALQAAQGTGDAKAIANARRLVEEGADKPFFDLEFIDAQRGFAVGAYGLMFTTVDGGKTWAAVGPRLPNPRSLHLYGVRAHGSTLVIAGEQGLLLRSTDGGASFSALESPYKGSFFGLLHTAGDVWVAYGLRGTAYRSTDAGTHWEKLDTGLPMAVGAGAALAGGGFVLMGQAGDALVGRDDGPALKRVPAREPVPVSGVAIAADGSLVLASLRGMRRLPALSVD